In Kitasatospora viridis, a single window of DNA contains:
- a CDS encoding ATP-binding cassette domain-containing protein, whose protein sequence is MSAGIELRGAHLREGQVVRLAGVDVYGPAGRLGFLIGRNGSGRSAVLESLAGLARPAPGTVLLDGRDITAVPAHRRAAALGVVLVPARRAVFPALTVAEHLALGGAGRPEPPFAELRPLLRRQAGTLSGGQQQLLALSRALLTDPAVLLLDEPERGLAPAVLTRLHAELLGRTALLTARTLPAWAPPGALVHVLERGRIAWRGEAGELRRRPHP, encoded by the coding sequence GTGAGCGCCGGGATCGAGCTGCGCGGCGCGCACCTGCGGGAGGGTCAGGTGGTGCGGCTCGCCGGGGTAGACGTGTACGGGCCGGCGGGGCGGCTCGGGTTCCTGATCGGGCGCAACGGCTCGGGGCGCTCGGCGGTGCTGGAGTCGCTGGCCGGCCTGGCCCGGCCCGCGCCCGGCACCGTGCTGCTGGACGGCCGGGACATCACCGCCGTCCCCGCGCACCGGCGGGCCGCGGCACTCGGCGTGGTGCTGGTGCCGGCCCGGCGCGCGGTCTTCCCCGCGCTCACCGTCGCCGAGCACCTCGCCCTCGGCGGTGCCGGGCGCCCGGAGCCGCCGTTCGCCGAACTGCGCCCGCTGCTCCGGCGGCAGGCGGGCACCCTCTCCGGCGGGCAGCAGCAACTCCTCGCGCTCTCCCGGGCGCTGCTCACCGACCCGGCGGTGCTGCTGCTCGACGAGCCGGAACGCGGCCTGGCTCCCGCCGTGCTGACCCGCCTGCACGCCGAACTGCTGGGCCGAACCGCCCTGTTGACGGCCCGCACGCTGCCCGCCTGGGCCCCGCCGGGCGCCCTGGTGCACGTGCTGGAGCGCGGCCGGATCGCCTGGCGCGGCGAGGCGGGGGAACTGCGGCGGCGCCCACACCCCTGA
- a CDS encoding ABC transporter ATP-binding protein, producing the protein MSAALRAEGVRRRLGGVAVLDGVDLAVPAGQVTALVGPNGAGKSVLLDCLGGAARPEAGRILLAGRDVTRAPCHRRSRLGLARTFQQVAVFPGLTVAQNLLVGAEQHGVPPAVARARTAGVLRLLGLTALAARPAAGLPLGVLRLVELARALAGAPRVLLVDEVSVGLDAAQVAWVARVLAMTAREGVGVLLVEHDLALVARLAREAYVLDAGRVVASGPVERVLADPRVRRLW; encoded by the coding sequence GTGAGCGCCGCGCTGCGCGCCGAGGGGGTGCGGCGCCGGCTCGGCGGGGTCGCCGTGCTGGACGGCGTGGACCTCGCCGTGCCGGCCGGGCAGGTCACCGCGCTGGTCGGGCCGAACGGCGCGGGCAAGAGCGTGCTGCTGGACTGCCTGGGCGGCGCGGCCCGTCCGGAGGCCGGCCGGATCCTGCTGGCCGGACGCGACGTCACCCGGGCGCCCTGCCACCGCCGCTCGCGGCTCGGCCTGGCCCGCACCTTCCAGCAGGTGGCGGTCTTCCCGGGGCTGACGGTGGCACAGAACCTGCTGGTGGGCGCGGAACAGCACGGCGTGCCGCCGGCTGTGGCCCGGGCGCGGACGGCGGGCGTGCTGCGGCTGCTCGGCCTGACCGCGCTGGCGGCGCGCCCGGCCGCGGGCCTGCCGCTCGGCGTGCTGCGCCTGGTGGAGCTGGCGCGGGCGCTGGCGGGGGCGCCCCGGGTGCTGCTGGTGGACGAGGTGTCGGTGGGGCTGGACGCCGCCCAGGTGGCCTGGGTGGCCCGGGTGCTGGCGATGACGGCGCGCGAGGGGGTGGGGGTGCTGCTGGTCGAGCACGACCTGGCGCTGGTCGCCCGGCTGGCCCGGGAGGCGTACGTGCTGGACGCGGGCCGGGTGGTCGCGTCGGGGCCGGTCGAGCGGGTGCTGGCCGACCCCCGGGTGCGGCGGCTGTGGTGA
- a CDS encoding ABC transporter permease subunit, which produces MAAPGLAIDFALAGVAVGSAAALSGVGLVVCYRLTGVLNLAQGGIAVLTAYLLRELVVVRGWPLWLGAVLCLALVAPGLGVLLHLLVFGPLRRRGAGVGEVVVAGVGVLVLLIGLVAAVWGTAPLADVPSLVPARSLTLPGGHLLRLDTVAQLAAVLLVTAVVWAVGRFTGFGVRARAVADDPRLAELAGVDANAVGAVGWAFGALTAGLVGVLLAPFVLLDPYGLPLLVLETLAVAVAARFRSLPVAVVVGLALGVGQAELTWLRPPGTLGPVVDAAQSNLFAVALLVAALVPWGAAEQGLLGGGTPLPTLPTALPPTLPTTLPTAVRARVDSWSAGLVVLVLLTPLALRGDGIRAVLTVPGLGLVLLSTVLVTGDGGLVSLAQGAFAGLGALGTAQFASGQLPSGAALVVAALGLAAIGVLAGWPVVHRRGLVLALVTFALAVGLSRFVFEQPYATAGLTVLRPAPLRGDRALYAAELVVLGLGVLLVAAVRRGRLGRALLATRDHEAGAWAAGVPVPGLKLLVFALGAALAGAGGVLLALAGGAFDASVFDPVQGLVWFAAIVVAGVDSVAAAVLTPFVLTGLDAATVPGVSAVAVGALAAVVGRLPGGLAGWARRVRRAGAG; this is translated from the coding sequence ATGGCCGCTCCCGGGCTGGCGATCGACTTCGCGCTCGCAGGGGTGGCCGTGGGGAGCGCGGCGGCGCTCAGCGGGGTCGGGCTGGTGGTCTGCTACCGGCTCACCGGTGTGCTCAACCTCGCGCAGGGCGGCATCGCCGTGCTCACCGCCTACCTGCTGCGCGAGCTGGTGGTGGTGCGGGGCTGGCCGCTCTGGCTGGGGGCGGTGCTCTGCCTGGCGCTGGTCGCACCGGGGCTGGGGGTGCTGCTGCACCTGCTGGTCTTCGGTCCGCTGCGGCGGCGCGGCGCCGGGGTGGGCGAGGTGGTGGTGGCCGGGGTCGGGGTGCTGGTGCTGCTGATCGGGCTGGTGGCCGCCGTCTGGGGCACCGCGCCGCTGGCCGACGTGCCGTCACTCGTGCCCGCGCGCAGCCTCACCCTGCCCGGCGGCCACCTGCTGCGGCTGGACACCGTCGCCCAGTTGGCGGCCGTCCTGCTGGTGACCGCCGTGGTCTGGGCGGTCGGCCGGTTCACCGGGTTCGGCGTCCGGGCCCGGGCGGTGGCCGACGACCCCCGGTTGGCCGAGCTCGCCGGGGTGGACGCGAACGCGGTGGGCGCCGTCGGCTGGGCGTTCGGCGCGCTGACGGCGGGTCTGGTCGGCGTGCTGCTGGCGCCGTTCGTGCTGCTCGACCCGTACGGCCTGCCGCTGCTGGTGCTGGAGACCCTGGCCGTCGCGGTCGCCGCCCGGTTCCGCAGCCTGCCGGTCGCGGTGGTCGTCGGGCTCGCGCTGGGCGTCGGCCAGGCGGAGCTCACCTGGCTGCGGCCGCCCGGCACGCTCGGCCCGGTGGTGGACGCCGCGCAGTCCAACCTCTTCGCCGTCGCCCTGCTGGTGGCCGCGCTGGTGCCGTGGGGCGCGGCCGAGCAGGGGCTGCTCGGCGGCGGCACTCCGCTGCCAACGCTGCCGACGGCCCTGCCACCGACCCTTCCGACGACGCTACCGACGGCCGTGCGGGCCCGGGTGGACTCGTGGTCGGCGGGCCTGGTCGTGCTCGTGCTGCTCACCCCGCTGGCGCTGCGCGGCGACGGGATCCGGGCCGTGCTGACCGTCCCCGGGCTCGGGCTGGTGCTGCTCTCCACCGTGCTGGTGACCGGCGACGGCGGGCTGGTCTCGCTGGCCCAGGGCGCGTTCGCCGGCCTCGGCGCGCTGGGCACGGCGCAGTTCGCCTCCGGCCAGCTGCCGAGCGGGGCGGCGCTGGTGGTCGCGGCGCTCGGGCTGGCGGCGATCGGGGTGCTGGCGGGGTGGCCGGTGGTGCACCGGCGCGGGCTGGTGCTGGCGCTGGTCACCTTCGCGCTGGCGGTGGGGCTGAGCCGGTTCGTCTTCGAACAGCCGTACGCGACGGCCGGGCTGACGGTGCTGCGGCCCGCGCCGCTGCGCGGTGACCGGGCGCTGTACGCGGCCGAGCTGGTGGTGCTCGGACTGGGGGTGCTGCTGGTCGCGGCGGTGCGGCGGGGACGGCTGGGGCGGGCGCTGCTGGCCACCCGCGACCACGAGGCCGGGGCCTGGGCGGCCGGGGTGCCGGTGCCGGGGCTGAAGCTGCTGGTCTTCGCGCTGGGCGCGGCGCTCGCCGGAGCGGGCGGGGTGCTGCTCGCGCTGGCCGGCGGGGCGTTCGACGCCTCGGTCTTCGACCCCGTGCAGGGGCTGGTCTGGTTCGCGGCGATCGTGGTGGCGGGCGTGGACAGCGTGGCGGCGGCCGTGCTGACCCCGTTCGTGCTGACCGGGCTGGACGCGGCCACCGTCCCGGGCGTGTCGGCGGTCGCGGTCGGCGCGCTGGCGGCCGTGGTGGGCCGGCTGCCGGGCGGGCTCGCGGGCTGGGCCCGCCGGGTGCGGCGGGCGGGGGCGGGGTGA
- a CDS encoding ABC transporter substrate-binding protein, translating into MRCRAAAAGLAAAALLLAGCGTRLPARDFAAPTVGASAGAGNPASDTGVTSSQLRIGIITSLTSPLGTEVLSGPRYGALAFFQALNAAGGLHGRTVQVFTCDDGGSGIGNQNCAHQLIDQDQVFALTAGSSLDYAGAPYVSGKAVPDVGGQPIGTEYDRYPHLYGIYGSNAPRDGRSVGWDGTLYQSTEVYRFFKQRLNADRAAVVAYNQADSLSYARQVAQGLAAEGYHVLTRTLDLALPAFQDVATALAADHTQVLFDALDTRGNTGLCQALDAAGVHLAAKVTNVQNWVQTVSRDYQSAPGCRSVLWATSASRNYADTSYPAVSAFRAAMHRYYPDREPLLSAWELEGWAAAQWLTDAIASCGAAPTRACAERFMNRPQTYDAHGLLIPTDFTPEPRPSGLTRACLNAARWQDTTPGGGPGTWVTQVPDMDTNCFDVPQLAYQP; encoded by the coding sequence ATCCGGTGTCGGGCGGCGGCGGCCGGCCTCGCGGCGGCCGCGCTGCTGCTCGCCGGCTGCGGCACCCGGCTGCCCGCCCGGGACTTCGCGGCTCCCACGGTCGGCGCCTCGGCGGGCGCGGGAAACCCGGCGAGTGACACGGGTGTGACGTCCAGTCAGTTAAGAATCGGCATTATTACTTCGCTGACCAGCCCGCTCGGCACCGAGGTGCTCTCCGGTCCCCGCTACGGCGCGCTCGCCTTCTTCCAGGCCCTGAACGCCGCCGGCGGCCTGCACGGGCGCACCGTGCAGGTGTTCACCTGCGACGACGGTGGCAGCGGCATCGGCAACCAGAACTGCGCGCACCAGCTGATCGACCAGGACCAGGTCTTCGCCCTCACTGCCGGCAGCTCGCTGGACTACGCCGGCGCGCCCTACGTCAGCGGCAAGGCGGTGCCGGACGTCGGCGGCCAGCCGATCGGCACCGAGTACGACCGCTACCCGCACCTCTACGGCATCTACGGCAGCAACGCGCCGCGCGACGGCCGCAGCGTCGGCTGGGACGGCACGCTCTACCAGAGCACCGAGGTCTACCGGTTCTTCAAGCAGCGGCTGAACGCCGACCGGGCCGCCGTGGTCGCCTACAACCAGGCCGACTCGCTCTCCTACGCCCGCCAGGTCGCCCAGGGCCTGGCCGCCGAGGGCTACCACGTGCTGACCCGGACGCTGGACCTGGCCCTGCCCGCCTTCCAGGACGTCGCCACCGCGCTCGCCGCCGACCACACCCAGGTGCTCTTCGACGCCCTCGACACCCGCGGCAACACCGGCCTGTGCCAGGCCCTGGACGCCGCCGGCGTGCACCTGGCGGCCAAGGTCACCAACGTGCAGAACTGGGTCCAGACGGTGTCCCGCGACTACCAGTCGGCGCCCGGCTGCCGCTCGGTGCTCTGGGCCACCTCGGCCAGCCGCAACTACGCCGACACCTCCTACCCCGCCGTCTCCGCCTTCCGCGCCGCCATGCACCGCTACTACCCCGACCGCGAACCCCTGCTCTCCGCCTGGGAGTTGGAGGGCTGGGCGGCGGCCCAGTGGCTGACCGACGCGATCGCCTCGTGCGGCGCCGCACCGACCCGGGCCTGCGCCGAGCGGTTCATGAACCGCCCCCAGACCTACGACGCCCACGGCCTGCTGATCCCCACCGACTTCACCCCCGAGCCGCGCCCGTCCGGCCTCACCCGCGCCTGCCTGAACGCCGCCCGTTGGCAGGACACCACCCCGGGCGGCGGCCCCGGCACCTGGGTGACCCAGGTGCCGGACATGGACACCAACTGCTTCGACGTGCCCCAACTGGCGTACCAGCCCTGA
- a CDS encoding TetR/AcrR family transcriptional regulator encodes MSEVVHDGRLLRGARSRRTIVRHAVDTASLEGLTGLSFGRLATDLNVSKSTVQTLFATKEKLQLAVVEAAREAFEEAVVRPALVRPPGVARVRALGHQWIAYAEQPLFAGGCFWAANLPEFDSRPGPVRDVLAGQQRAWRELIAAELRQAVAAREIAALDPELAAFQLDAVLNATNTALRLGDDTAVAMVHRVVDGLLAPAPEAD; translated from the coding sequence ATGAGCGAGGTTGTGCATGACGGGCGCCTGCTGCGCGGCGCGCGGTCCCGCCGGACGATCGTCCGGCACGCCGTTGACACGGCGTCACTGGAGGGGCTCACCGGGCTCAGCTTCGGTCGGCTCGCGACCGACCTGAACGTGAGCAAGAGCACCGTCCAGACGCTCTTCGCCACGAAGGAGAAGCTCCAGCTGGCGGTGGTCGAGGCTGCGCGCGAGGCGTTCGAGGAGGCCGTGGTGCGCCCCGCACTGGTGCGGCCGCCGGGGGTCGCGCGGGTGCGCGCCTTGGGCCACCAGTGGATCGCCTACGCCGAACAGCCGCTGTTCGCGGGCGGCTGCTTCTGGGCGGCGAACCTGCCCGAGTTCGACAGCCGGCCGGGCCCGGTGCGGGACGTGTTGGCCGGTCAGCAGCGGGCCTGGCGCGAGCTGATCGCCGCCGAGCTGCGCCAGGCCGTCGCCGCGCGGGAGATCGCCGCGCTCGATCCCGAACTCGCGGCCTTCCAACTCGACGCCGTGCTCAACGCCACCAACACCGCGCTGCGCCTGGGCGACGACACGGCCGTGGCCATGGTCCACCGCGTCGTCGACGGGCTCCTCGCGCCCGCGCCCGAAGCCGACTGA
- a CDS encoding ester cyclase — protein sequence MNSHQMLDLAQALAEAKSRQDVPAALRLLHEDMVLESPPLGSRARGLPANEKALTRFFASFPDYEVTLDGHAVTDDTLVLVCWGTARMTMTGDRFGVTPNGRRAELPVFIQFSFADGLIAGERFSFDLSELCAQSGVSTDQVRHTLFGRAA from the coding sequence ATGAACAGCCATCAGATGCTGGATCTGGCACAGGCGTTGGCCGAGGCCAAGAGCCGCCAGGACGTACCCGCAGCGCTACGGCTCCTGCACGAGGACATGGTGCTGGAGTCACCACCCCTCGGCAGCAGGGCCCGTGGCCTGCCCGCGAACGAGAAGGCGCTGACCCGCTTCTTCGCGTCCTTCCCCGACTACGAGGTCACCCTCGACGGGCACGCGGTCACCGACGACACCCTGGTCCTGGTCTGTTGGGGGACGGCGCGCATGACCATGACCGGCGACCGGTTCGGCGTGACGCCCAACGGCAGGCGCGCCGAACTGCCGGTGTTCATCCAGTTCTCCTTCGCCGACGGCCTGATCGCCGGCGAGCGGTTCTCCTTCGACCTGTCGGAGCTCTGCGCCCAGTCGGGCGTCTCCACCGACCAGGTCCGGCACACGCTCTTCGGGCGTGCAGCGTGA
- a CDS encoding DUF3237 domain-containing protein, protein MTPPDPRVKAVGDITTCHLFDLVVDLSPRLEFGTGPLGRRTLFGAVGGTFHGPRLHGEVLPGGGDWALFRPDGTMALDVRLTLRTHDGALVHLTYGGRWVTPPELRADLADPAKRYEIDPARYYFRTSPLFETGAPEYAWLNDIVCVGSGYLVEGGIAYKVAQVV, encoded by the coding sequence GTGACGCCCCCCGACCCCCGGGTGAAGGCCGTCGGCGACATCACCACGTGCCACCTCTTCGACCTGGTCGTCGACCTGAGCCCCCGGCTGGAGTTCGGTACCGGCCCGCTCGGCCGCAGGACCCTCTTCGGCGCCGTGGGCGGCACCTTCCACGGGCCCCGACTGCACGGCGAGGTGCTGCCGGGCGGCGGCGACTGGGCCCTGTTCCGCCCCGACGGGACGATGGCACTGGACGTCCGCCTCACCCTGCGCACCCACGACGGCGCCCTGGTGCACCTCACCTACGGCGGCCGCTGGGTCACCCCGCCCGAGCTGCGGGCCGACCTCGCCGATCCGGCCAAGAGGTACGAGATCGACCCGGCGCGCTACTACTTCCGGACCAGCCCGCTCTTCGAGACCGGCGCACCGGAGTACGCATGGCTGAACGACATCGTCTGCGTGGGGTCGGGCTACCTGGTCGAGGGCGGGATCGCGTACAAGGTGGCGCAGGTGGTCTGA
- a CDS encoding ferritin-like domain-containing protein — translation MLSARTLFQEIHADDEAFGLFCSIAAKGEDQGGWENGRIARLVEDQELAPKIARHGADEEKHGRIFNALLRKRGLSPLPVPDSTDYTMILERQGIGLAHSRLRRDEPLTEADVITYLAHSRVTEQRAAEQMQLLCKVFGDHPELGRAVRMISADEDNHLAYCHEELLRLAARGHGRRILDTLNETAKAEIRTYRDVSLAVMGQMGAILRWPTAKRMALAAGIHAVYLYERAGGWRRMTTLKMPERRNALGGPAQVEALD, via the coding sequence ATGCTCTCAGCTCGCACTCTCTTCCAGGAGATCCACGCCGACGACGAGGCGTTCGGTCTGTTCTGCTCCATCGCCGCCAAGGGCGAGGACCAGGGCGGATGGGAGAACGGTCGGATCGCCCGCTTGGTCGAGGACCAGGAGCTCGCTCCGAAGATCGCCCGGCACGGCGCCGACGAGGAGAAGCACGGCCGGATCTTCAACGCGCTGCTCCGCAAGCGCGGTCTCAGCCCGCTGCCGGTGCCGGACTCGACCGACTACACGATGATCCTGGAACGCCAAGGCATCGGCCTGGCCCACTCCCGGCTGCGCCGCGACGAGCCCCTCACCGAGGCGGACGTGATCACCTACCTGGCGCACAGCCGGGTCACCGAGCAGCGCGCGGCCGAGCAGATGCAGCTGCTCTGCAAGGTGTTCGGCGACCACCCGGAGCTCGGGCGGGCGGTGCGGATGATCTCGGCGGACGAGGACAACCACCTCGCCTACTGCCACGAGGAGCTGCTCCGGCTGGCCGCCCGGGGTCACGGCCGGCGGATCCTCGACACGCTGAACGAGACGGCGAAGGCGGAGATCCGCACCTACCGGGACGTCAGCCTGGCGGTGATGGGCCAGATGGGCGCCATCCTGCGCTGGCCGACGGCGAAGCGGATGGCGCTGGCCGCCGGTATCCACGCCGTCTACCTGTACGAGCGGGCGGGCGGCTGGCGGCGGATGACCACGCTCAAGATGCCGGAGCGGCGCAACGCGTTGGGCGGGCCGGCTCAGGTGGAGGCGCTGGACTGA
- a CDS encoding MMPL family transporter — MNPQPETALARLGRFCYRRRRLVLVSWVLGLLVLLVVGFGFKAPVDNDFTGGNSQSGQAQSLIKQHFPERQGSSLTLAVQAPAGLADPAVKQRVEAMIGQVAAAPHITGVRSPYDVPGQISHDGTIGFATTTSDKNPMDTSEVKHLISQAKAASGAGVTFAFGGADVVTAETPYGGAADAIGGIAAMLVILIAFGSLLAMGLTMLAALFGILSGLALTFLLGYAFPAPSFSPIVATLLGLGVGIDYALFIVTRFREGLADGAEPQEAVVVAIARAGRSVLFAGATVVIAMLGLFVVQQKLLNATAVAAAVTVLMTMVAAVTLLPALLGFAGRGIDRFKLPYLGRTGSRSPLAERWARVIQRRPVTGLVAGAAVMILLAIPALSMRLSFEDNSTEPHDTSGYTAYRILTEGFGPGFDAPFVVVAELPSPGAAGAIEPVVKAVAATPGVAQVTPPELSADGAAELFVAYPTTSHQDAATPKLLDRLRGQVIPPAVAGTGLVVHVGGPTAGDVDFASQVSTRLPWLIAAVIGLALVLLLVLVRSVVIAVKAAVMTLLSVGAAFGVLVMIVQWGWLNAQLGFPTSAPITAWVPLFIFPILFGLSTDYEVFLVSRIREEYDAGADTREAVARGLGRTARVITAAAAIMVTVFLSVLATPDIAVKEFGLGLAVAVFLDATLVRMVLVPAIMELLGKANWWLPRWLDRILPHV; from the coding sequence ATGAACCCCCAGCCCGAGACTGCCCTCGCCCGGCTGGGCCGGTTCTGCTACCGGCGGCGGCGACTGGTGCTGGTCTCCTGGGTGCTGGGCCTGCTGGTGCTGCTGGTGGTCGGGTTCGGATTCAAGGCGCCGGTGGACAACGACTTCACCGGCGGCAACTCGCAGTCCGGCCAGGCACAGAGCCTGATCAAGCAGCACTTCCCGGAGCGTCAGGGCAGTTCGCTCACCCTGGCGGTCCAGGCGCCGGCCGGGCTCGCCGACCCTGCGGTGAAGCAGCGCGTGGAGGCGATGATCGGCCAGGTCGCCGCCGCCCCGCACATCACCGGCGTCCGCTCGCCGTACGACGTCCCCGGGCAGATCTCCCACGACGGCACGATCGGCTTCGCCACCACCACCTCCGACAAGAACCCGATGGACACCTCGGAGGTGAAGCACCTGATCTCGCAGGCCAAGGCGGCGAGCGGAGCCGGCGTCACCTTCGCCTTCGGTGGCGCGGACGTGGTCACCGCCGAGACCCCGTACGGCGGGGCGGCGGACGCGATCGGCGGGATCGCGGCGATGCTGGTGATCCTGATCGCGTTCGGCTCACTGCTGGCGATGGGCCTGACGATGCTGGCCGCGCTGTTCGGGATCCTCAGCGGACTGGCCCTCACCTTCCTGCTCGGGTACGCCTTCCCGGCGCCCTCGTTCAGCCCGATCGTGGCCACCCTGCTCGGGCTCGGCGTGGGCATCGACTACGCGTTGTTCATCGTCACCCGGTTCCGCGAGGGCTTGGCGGACGGCGCGGAGCCGCAGGAGGCGGTGGTGGTGGCGATCGCCCGGGCCGGCCGCTCGGTGCTGTTCGCCGGGGCCACCGTGGTGATCGCGATGCTCGGGCTCTTCGTGGTGCAGCAGAAGCTGCTCAACGCCACGGCGGTGGCAGCCGCGGTGACGGTGCTGATGACCATGGTCGCCGCCGTCACCCTGCTGCCCGCGCTGCTCGGCTTCGCGGGCCGAGGCATCGACCGGTTCAAGCTGCCCTACCTGGGCCGGACCGGTTCGCGCAGCCCGCTGGCCGAGCGCTGGGCCCGGGTGATCCAGCGGCGCCCGGTCACCGGGCTGGTCGCGGGCGCGGCGGTGATGATCCTGCTCGCGATCCCGGCGCTGTCGATGCGGCTCAGCTTCGAGGACAACAGCACCGAGCCGCACGACACCAGCGGCTACACCGCCTACCGGATCCTCACCGAGGGCTTCGGGCCGGGCTTCGACGCGCCGTTCGTGGTGGTGGCCGAGCTGCCCTCGCCCGGCGCTGCGGGTGCGATCGAGCCAGTGGTCAAGGCGGTCGCGGCGACGCCGGGGGTGGCGCAGGTGACCCCGCCGGAGCTGAGTGCGGACGGCGCGGCCGAGCTCTTCGTCGCCTACCCGACCACCTCGCACCAGGACGCGGCCACGCCGAAGCTGTTGGACCGGCTGCGCGGCCAGGTGATCCCGCCCGCCGTCGCCGGCACCGGGTTGGTGGTGCACGTCGGCGGGCCGACGGCCGGTGACGTCGACTTCGCGAGCCAGGTGAGCACCCGGCTGCCGTGGCTGATCGCGGCGGTGATCGGGCTGGCGCTGGTCCTGCTGCTGGTGCTGGTCCGCTCGGTGGTGATCGCGGTCAAGGCCGCGGTGATGACCCTGCTCTCGGTCGGCGCGGCCTTCGGCGTGCTGGTGATGATCGTCCAATGGGGTTGGCTCAACGCGCAGTTGGGCTTCCCGACCAGCGCCCCGATCACCGCCTGGGTGCCGCTGTTCATCTTCCCCATCCTGTTCGGCCTCTCCACCGACTACGAGGTCTTCCTGGTCTCCCGGATCCGGGAGGAGTACGACGCCGGGGCCGACACCCGGGAGGCCGTGGCCCGCGGTCTCGGGCGGACGGCCCGAGTGATCACGGCCGCGGCGGCGATCATGGTGACGGTCTTCCTCTCGGTGCTCGCCACGCCCGACATCGCGGTCAAGGAGTTCGGGCTCGGGCTCGCGGTGGCGGTCTTCCTGGATGCGACGCTGGTCCGGATGGTGCTGGTCCCGGCGATCATGGAGCTGCTCGGCAAGGCCAACTGGTGGCTGCCGCGGTGGCTGGACCGGATCCTGCCGCACGTCTGA
- a CDS encoding Clp protease N-terminal domain-containing protein — MFEYFTDGARRAVVLSQDEAIALGHDFIGTEHILLGLIGAQSGTAAEVLREQGVELDRARAETVRILDEAGVVAAGGQPAKDALAAIGIDVAEIQRKADDAFGPGAFQYPRPAYTPDAKRALEQTLREAKALGQERFGTEHILLGLLAVGEGRGLEVLTALEVDRGGLREAVLARVAQA; from the coding sequence GTGTTCGAGTACTTCACCGACGGCGCGCGCCGCGCCGTGGTGCTCTCACAGGACGAGGCGATCGCCCTGGGGCACGACTTCATCGGGACCGAGCACATCCTGCTCGGTCTGATCGGGGCGCAGAGCGGCACGGCCGCCGAAGTGCTGCGCGAGCAGGGCGTCGAGCTGGACCGGGCCCGCGCCGAGACGGTGCGGATCCTGGACGAGGCCGGGGTGGTCGCGGCCGGCGGGCAGCCGGCGAAGGACGCGTTGGCGGCGATCGGCATCGACGTCGCCGAGATCCAGCGCAAGGCCGACGACGCCTTCGGCCCCGGGGCGTTCCAGTACCCGCGACCGGCCTACACCCCGGACGCCAAGCGGGCGTTGGAGCAGACGCTGCGCGAGGCGAAGGCGCTGGGCCAGGAGCGGTTCGGCACCGAGCACATCCTGCTCGGGCTGCTCGCGGTCGGCGAGGGCCGGGGTCTGGAGGTGCTGACCGCACTCGAAGTGGACCGGGGCGGACTGCGCGAGGCCGTGCTGGCGCGCGTGGCGCAAGCGTAA
- a CDS encoding helix-turn-helix transcriptional regulator, protein MDNQVTADPTPGIDHDTITFYGWAVRQSRFDTADLPRAGAEAGLSATSCRAAIAALRHRGLLRSTHDDALVATGPQEAAAALSREQAELERSAAELLVRQDRIEQAWTAVQAAVLPPPEAAGPAGAATSAGSAGQVAVLSDAAVARAAVGDRLLRAHREVAFSFPGGDPGAAALAALVLGELPHAAPGLRVRIIHQHPARFHPPTQQWAREALRTGAEVRTSGESCGPLLVIDGEAAVLPERGQPAGLVLVTQPALVAHLADSFETLWHQASDFRSGPAAARTVSDELRTTVLRLLADGLKDEVIARRLGISLRSCRRHIASLYSSLGADSRFQAGVLAERHGLTGHPAGEAVGWPAHFAPT, encoded by the coding sequence GTGGACAACCAGGTCACCGCCGACCCCACCCCGGGGATCGACCACGACACCATCACCTTCTACGGCTGGGCGGTCCGGCAGAGCCGGTTCGACACGGCCGACCTGCCCCGGGCCGGCGCGGAGGCCGGGCTCAGCGCGACCTCCTGCCGCGCCGCCATCGCCGCGCTGCGCCACCGGGGTCTGCTGCGCTCCACCCACGACGACGCCCTGGTGGCGACCGGACCGCAGGAGGCCGCGGCGGCGCTGAGCCGGGAGCAGGCGGAACTGGAGCGCAGCGCCGCCGAGCTGCTGGTCCGCCAGGACCGGATCGAGCAGGCCTGGACGGCCGTGCAGGCGGCGGTGCTCCCGCCGCCGGAGGCCGCCGGTCCAGCTGGTGCCGCTACTTCGGCTGGTTCGGCCGGGCAGGTCGCCGTGCTGTCGGACGCCGCCGTGGCGCGCGCCGCGGTGGGCGACCGGCTGCTGCGGGCCCACCGGGAGGTCGCGTTCAGCTTCCCGGGCGGCGACCCGGGCGCGGCGGCGCTGGCCGCCCTGGTGCTGGGCGAACTGCCGCACGCCGCCCCCGGCCTGCGGGTGCGGATCATCCACCAGCATCCGGCGCGCTTCCACCCGCCCACCCAGCAGTGGGCCAGGGAGGCACTGCGGACCGGCGCCGAGGTGCGGACCAGCGGGGAGAGCTGCGGCCCGCTGCTGGTGATCGACGGGGAGGCGGCCGTGCTGCCCGAGCGGGGGCAGCCGGCGGGTCTGGTGCTGGTCACCCAACCCGCCCTGGTGGCCCACCTGGCGGACTCCTTCGAGACGCTCTGGCACCAGGCCAGCGACTTCCGCAGCGGGCCGGCGGCCGCCCGCACCGTCTCCGACGAGCTGCGGACCACGGTGCTGCGGCTGCTCGCCGACGGACTGAAGGACGAGGTGATCGCCCGCCGGCTGGGCATCTCGCTGCGCAGCTGCCGGCGGCACATCGCGAGCCTGTACAGCTCGCTGGGCGCCGACAGCCGCTTCCAGGCCGGCGTGTTGGCGGAACGCCACGGTCTCACCGGCCACCCGGCGGGCGAGGCGGTCGGCTGGCCCGCGCACTTCGCCCCCACCTGA